GCGTTCCCCATCACCGATTGTATGTATAGGTTACgaattttttatatttatatatcttctTCTATAAGAAAATATCTGTATCAAAAATTGTTATGTGAAGATACGAGTGTCAACGTAGACTATCAAACCGCCTAGCGCGTCACGCACACGAACAAGTCGTCTGATTTTATTGATCAAGTTACATTTTTGGTCCTTCATGTATTATGAAATATCCATTATAGTCCTTTACTTATAAAGAATATTAGGTTGCAGATTTTTTCCCTTTGTCAAAATATATAGACCAAGTAGGTTTCAACTTTCTAATTTAATTATGTAAGTTCTAGATTTAATTACtactgtgtatataaatatatataagggcaggatcaatggggaagtaaccaatcggggggaagagggggaaagtaaattttttttttttcgtttttttttggaatttttttttccggcatcaagatcacacgaaaatatgaacatttagaagagacacttcgtgatgaatgttattatttaggcgggaaaacgatcgacaaaaatatcattcaagataatattgttcgtgaagaatatgaacgtcttttttttcatgttttgtgaagtaaaatttagtccgatttagagtttagggtttggtgttttgggtttattccataaacccaaaacaccaaaccctaaaccctaaactctaaaccgttcgtgttaaaaactcaatctaaatcctaaatctaaaccctaaaccctaaatttctaaaccctaatatctaaaccctataaactctaatatctaaaccctaatatctaaaccccaatagctaaaacctcaacatacgctcgaaaaacacgataattgttgtatttttacttcttcgagtgttttcccgccaaaataaaaacatttatcacaaagtgtctctactaaatgttcatattttcatcccatctataatgttcgtgaacaaagtttttcaaaaaacgaaaaaaaaagtttttgctgccccccgcttccccccgattggttacttccctcttgatcctaccactatatatatatatatatatatatatatatatatatatatatatatatatatatatatatatatatatatatatatatatatataaaagtatgattttatatataaatataaatttaaaagtacGATTTTGTAAATAAAGTAAGGGTGTATTTGATAAATCTAAATGATTAAGCACTGAATGATtcagaagttctgaatgaatttagttctgaatgacaataagctgtttgataatcattttgaataatcaatatgaataaattATATCAACTTATTATCGTTTAACATTAACAAAAAACTTCAGTATACTTATTTGATAAGTGTTTTGGATGCGATTTAGgaagaatattacataaaatttagccTCTTAATGATTAAaagagtgtttcatctctgaatgatTTAGCATTGAAACCTGAACCATTCAGCACAATATGTTATTCAGATATCAAAAACAAACGTTGAATAATTAAGTAACAATTTTGTTCAACCTCCACTCGCATTCAAAAAGCGTCatactcaattattattaaacgaGCTCTAACTCGACAATTTTGTTAAGTATTCACTTGTTGGgtgatttatataaaatataaacaaGCACGTTGATGGGTTAACCCAACTCATTAAGGTCCAATATTAGATAAATGGGCCGTATCTTAAAGCCCAAATAATTCGGAGGACATCAATGATTCTATTCTGTAGCCAAACATTCGGATCCTGAAAAACTGATACCAATCAAAATCATATCACTCAAAATTTCTTCATTTCATATCATTTCATTCCCAAATTCTTAACAACAAATCAAAAAACAACCAAAAATGGGGAAAAATTTGAACGATGAACAAGTTTCCGCCATGAAAGAAGCCTTCACGCTTTTCGACACCGACGGTGACGGAAAGATCGCTCCATCAGAACTCGGTATCCTGATGCGATCTCTCGGCGGAAACCCTACGCAAGCGCAACTCAAATCGATAATCGCTGAAGAGAAGCTGACGTCACCATTTGATTTCAATCGATTTACTGAATTAATGGGGAAACATTTGAAACCTGAACCGTTTGATCGTCAGCTTCGTGATGCGTTTAAAGTAATTGATAAAGATGGAACAGGATACGTCGTCGTTGCGGATCTAAAACATATATTGACGAGTATTGGGGAGAAATTAGAGCCTGCGGAATTTGATGAGTGGATCCGTGAAATTGATGTTGGATCTGATGGTAAAATTAAGTATGAGGATTTCATTGCTCGTATGGTTGCTAAATAAATTCAGTGAGTTTTCGATCTTTTATTCATATCTGTTTTGATTCGAAATATGTTAAATGATAAGCTATTATTGCATAGGGGTGTTTGATAACTAATATTGTTGATTATTGCGTGGGATATTTATAATTTTTTAGCTCAATAAAGGTAATGtgaattaatttatttaaaattttgGGGAAAATAGACCAAACAATCGATTTTGGAAATGATTTTTGTTGATTTATTAGATTTAAATATAGCTTGTAACTAGACTATATCTATGGATGGCTTGTTTTTGGTGTTTAATTATTAAATGGGAACCTGAATATTGAAGGATATCTTAAGGTTTGAGGGTTAATGCACATTAAAGTTATTTGTTAGTTTAGATATGCTTTGTATTTGTCAGCTAAAAATGCTTGGGAGAGTTCGATACGCTTGAAGTCATTAAAGTTGGATGTGATCTATATAAAGTTATACTAGATTATAAATGCAATGCAATAGATTGCAGTGTCTTTCCTCTAAATAGGTATTAGGTAGGAGCCTACGACCCCTACCACCCCCTATCACAGTAACAAACAAGACACTATGTTAACATGCTATTCAGTTTTTTTGTCTATGCGATACTTCTTGTGTTGTGTATGAATATTATTGTGTTGCATGATTTGTAATTTTGTCTGAATGGTGGCCTTAGATATCTAATGTACTAGCAGCTGTGCTTCTGAGATTTGGTACTGAACATTTGAAGTTTTAGAAGGGTATGCGTAGAGGTGTTAAGTTGTTAGAAAGATGGATATGTAGGATTCAGGGGCTAGTTCAGCTCAGTTTTGAGTGCATAAATAGAGCGTATTATTGAAACTGATGTTAGTTGTGTAAAGTGATACGAGGATTGTAAGCATGACACTACAATTTTTGTAACTTTTAGGTAGGCCCTTCATGATTACAAAAACAGTCTAAATCTATGAATAAAAATAATTCAGGAGGTTTATGCATTATAATAAGAATTCTGAGCACCTTTAACACGTTTCGTTCCCTTTTAGATAAATATTCACATTTGATTCGTTTGAGATTTAACACAACCTAATTGACCCATTACAAGTGAATGGGTTAAAATTGACACCTCTAACTCTCTAAGCCTACCTTCATGCTTGATATTCAGGTTAATGCTGAAAATCTGATGTAGTTTCTTGTGCAGGTTGGAGGTGCTAATGGGGCCACAAGTTTCCCACCCCTCTTCTTTGTCTTCTTTAGATGCAATAGTTGTCATGTGGTAAAATTTTCGACTCTGGATTCAGAGTTTTTCTCTTGCTAGTTTTTTGATAAAGTATTTGTACGTCGGGTTGATGCTCCTGAAACCCGATATTTGTGTCCGTTACTCATTTTCCTCTTCCAAACAGGATGCTTGTGAATACTTTAACTGAAATATCCTGATGTAAGACTTTTGATTATCTGGATTCTGGTTTTATTTCAATTGATTGATTTTCTTTTATGTAATCTGAAATGCTTCTACTCTGGCATTGTTAATTAGTTCTTCACCCGGTTGTGAACCATACATCTATCGTCTCAGTTATTTTTACttcatatacaaaaaaaaaaaaaaaaaggataatCAAATTTACGATCCAGAAACTACTAAATCTAAAGTTGGAACATTTGTAATGCAACTATGTATTTAATACAACAGTATAAGGCTTTGTGTAAAAAGTGCATTATAATACATATGGGTTCATGCGAAAGTTTTAATTAAACCTTGTACCCAGACTTATTTGTAAATCGATTTATGAGCTTAACTCGTCTCTATGTAATATTCACATAATAAAACTTCACTCAACAAACTTTATTGGCTGCTTCAATCACAGCTTCAACTGTAATTCCATATTCCTTATATATCCTCCCAGCAGGTGCACTTGCCCCAAACCTATCGATCCCGATCGCCTTCCCTTTCGTCCCCACAATCTTCTCCCAACCGAACGTTGAACCCGCCTCGATACTAACTCTAGCAGAAACACTACTTGGCAGCACACTTTGTTTATACTCATCGCTTTGCTCATCAAAAAGCTCCCATGAAACAAATGACACCACCCGAACTGCTTTCCCTTCTTTCCTTAAATGGTCACCAGCCTTCACTGCAAGCTCGAGTTCTGACCCTGTTCCGATCAGAATCACATCGGGTTTGTTGTTTGATGAATTGTCGGACAAAATATATCCTCCCTTCTCAACTTGTTCGATTGATGTTCCCTGTTGGTTGTTAAGACGGATTGTTTGATACAAATGCACAAAAACATACCGAGTATCAGTTTAAAATTCGTTAttaatctttttatttttttttattttttttttatttttttatttatggcGAACAACATATCTAAAAGTGTCACTATGGGTAGGAACGGGTTGGCTTGATTCTCTAACACTACTTTCTTTCTTTTctgtttgtttttatttttttcgttcATAATATTTAACGTACTAATAATCTAATTATTGATTAAACCATCTCATGAATAGGAGTGAAGATCAAAGACTTTTGAGTACACAAGTATACTAGAAATTGTTATTTTTTCGTAATAGAAGTAAAtgttaaactaaaataaaaaagacCAAAAAACATATAGTTGGGTCAATCAACCTCTTGACCCCTCTTAAACCTTTAGGTatgttttgacccgttacccaacccaGTATGACCCACCCATTTTTCCACACGTACCTGAAGATTTGGAAGCTTTTGTCTGGATAAAGCCAAAACCGAAGGACGTTTTGTGTTAAGAATTGCAATCCTATAAGCACCAGCAGTTTCATTACCATCTGCAGGTCGAAGCATGAGGATATTCGGCATTGCTCGAAAACTTGCTATATGTTCCACAGGTTGATGTGTGGGCCCATCCTCCCCTAAGCCAATCGAATCATGAGTCATCACAAATATCACTCTAGATTCGGATAACGCAGCAAGTCTTATAGCGGCTCTCATGTAATCTGTGAAAACAAAGAAAGTTGCACAATACGGAATAAGTCCTTCCGTGTGATGCGCAATCCCATTGCAAATTGCTCCCATTCCATGTTCTCGTACGCCAAATCGTACGTTACGTTCTGCCGGAGTGTTTTTTTGAAAATCTCCATACATTTTGAGAAGAGTCATGTTGGATGAAGCAAGATCTGCACTGCCTCCAATAAGCCCGGGAAGAACTTTTGCTAAGTTATTAAGGCATTGTTGTGAAAGATTTCGTGTCGCATCACCGGGGATTTCGGGAGTATAAGTCTGCAATTAACACTAAATGTTCACATAATGTAATGATAAGTCATCCAAAAGTAGACCAAGTGTAGTATATATGCGTAAACTCGAGGTTTGGAGTGCCCAATTTCCATTCAAAATGGATCGTGTTTCTTTGTGAAGATGGTGTGATGCAAAACTATTGAAATAGGAAGGGTGTCTAAAATGGCGGGTCAAATGGGTCAGTCAGTGCTGGGTTTGACTCGCCAACAATCTTATAATTCTCTTATTTTCGTATATAACTGATGTATTGCAAGTGTTTGAAGTCATTTCATATAACTTTTTACGTGACCGACCCATTTATGGTACTTTTTATCAATAAATTACAACCTAAATTGACCAAA
This genomic window from Rutidosis leptorrhynchoides isolate AG116_Rl617_1_P2 chromosome 2, CSIRO_AGI_Rlap_v1, whole genome shotgun sequence contains:
- the LOC139893424 gene encoding probable calcium-binding protein CML13, translated to MGKNLNDEQVSAMKEAFTLFDTDGDGKIAPSELGILMRSLGGNPTQAQLKSIIAEEKLTSPFDFNRFTELMGKHLKPEPFDRQLRDAFKVIDKDGTGYVVVADLKHILTSIGEKLEPAEFDEWIREIDVGSDGKIKYEDFIARMVAK